The region AGATGACCTGCAATCGATAAGGAAATGCCCATGCAACGCCGAGATTTCTTGAAATATTCCGCTGCGCTGGGGGTGATGAGCGCGCTGCCGTTATGGAGCCGTTCGCTGTTCGCCGCTGAGCGCCCCGCATTGCCTGTACCACCGTTACTCGCCGCCGACGCGCAAAACCGTATTGCGTTAACGGTGCAGGCAGGTGAAACCCTGTTTGGCAATAAACGCGCCGCTACCTGGGGATACAACGGTGCGCTGTTAGGCCCGGCGCTTCAGCTCCGTCAGGGGCGTGAGGTCACCGTTGAGATCCGCAATACGCTGGCCGAAGAGACCACCGTGCACTGGCACGGCGTTGAGGTGCCGGGCGAAGTCGATGGCGGGCCGCAAGGCATTATTAAACCCGGTGGTAGCCGAACCGTGACCTTTACCCCGACACAGCAGGCGGCGACATGTTGGTTCCACCCGCATCAACACGGCAAAACCGGTCGACAAGTGGCGATGGGGTTAGCAGGGCTGGTGCTGATTGAGGATGAAAACAGCCGTAAGTTGCGCCTGCCGCAACAGTGGGGCATTGATGATGTACCGGTCATTGTGCAGGACAAAAAATTCGCCGCCAACGGCCAGATTGATTACCAACTGGATGTGATGAGCGCAGCCGTTGGCTGGTTTGGCGATACGCTGCTCACCAACGGTGCCATTTACCCGCAACATTCCGCCCCGCGCGGCTGGCTGCGCTTGCGATTGTTGAACGGCTGCAATGCGCGTTCACTGAAGTTTGCCACCAGCGATCAACGCCCGTTGTATGTGGTAGCAAGCGACGGTGGTTTGCTTGGGGAGCCGGTGAAAGTGAGCGAGTTACCGGTGCTGATGGGCGAGCGCTTTGAAGTATTGGTCGATACCAGCAATGGTAAGCCATTTGATCTGCTGACCTTACCGGTTCAGCAGATGGGAATGACCGTTGCGCCGTTTGACCAGCCGCAACCGGTGCTGCGCATCCAGCCATTACAGGTGACCGCTTCCGGCACGTTACCGGATACGCTGGCGACACTGCCGGGTTTACCCGCGCTTGAAGGATTAACGCAGCGCACCTTGCAACTGTCGATGGATCCGATGCTCGACATGATGGGTATGCAGGCGCTACAGCAGAAGTATGGCGATAGCGCGATGGCCGGGATGATGGGCCACGGGCAGATGGGTAATATGCAAATGGGTCATGGCCAGATGAACCATAGCCAGATGGGCAATATGCAAATGGATAATGGTCAGATGGGCCATAGCCAGATGGGCAAGATGCAAATGGATAATGGTCAGATGGACCATAGTCAAATGGGTAACATGCAAATGGGTAGCGGCCAGATGAACCACGGCGGCAACGGTTTTGATTTCCATAACGCCAACCGCATCAACGGCAAAGCCTTTGATATGGCGAAACCACAATTTGCCGCGCGGAAAGGGCAATATGAGCGCTGGGTGATCTCCGGCGAGGGCGACATGATGTTGCACCCGTTCCATATTCACGGCACGCAGTTCCGTATTCTGTCGGAAAATGGCAAACCGCCAGCGGCGCATCGCGCAGGCTGGAAAGATACGGTTGAAGTGTATGGCGCGCGCAGCGAAGTGTTAGTCCGTTTCCAGCATGATGCGCCGAAAGAATTTGCCTATATGGCGCACTGCCATCTGCTGGAGCATGAAGATACCGGGATGATGTTAGGCTTTACGGTTTAGCGCTTCACTTTCCGCTTTCTCCGGCGGCAGGCGACTGCAAAAAAGAAAATCCCCTCATGCCAGATGGCAGAGGGGATTTTTTATAACGACTTCCGGTCAGGGAGAAGAGAGATTACTTCGCGTCATCCGGCAGCGCATAAGCGACAATGTAATCGCCCATTTTGGTACCGAACGAACCGTGACCGCCTGCGGAAATGACCACGTACTGCTTGCCATTAACCTCATAAGTCATCGGTGTCGCCTGGCCACCAGCCGGCAAACGGCCTTGCCACAGTTTCTCACCGTTGCTCATGTTATAAGCGCGCAGGTAGTTATCTGCGGTCGCGGCGATAAACAGCACATTACCGGCGGTGGAAATTGGGCCGCCGAGCATCGGCATCCCCATATTGAACGGCACCGGAACCGGCATCGGGAACGGCATGCTGTCTTGCGGTGTACCAATACGTTTTTTCCATACCACCTGGTTGGTTTTCAGATCCAGTGCGGAAATGTAGCCCCAGGCCGGTTGTTTACAAGGCAGGCCGAACGGCGAGAGGAACGGGTTCAGCGTCACGCCAAACGGCACGCCATACTGCGGCTGAATACCGGATTCCGAACCGGTACCTTTCGCATCTTTCGGCGGCTCCATCGGGTTGCCTGGACCGCGCGGGATCAGTTTTGACACAAACGGCAGCGCCATTGGGTTGGCAATCGCCACCTGACGGTTTGGATCAACGGAGATACCGCCCCATTCGAACATCCCCAGGTTGCCCGGGAATACCAGCGTGCCCTGCTCAGATGGCGGCGTGAAGATACCTTCATAGCGCATCTGGTGGAACATTACGCGGCACACCAGTTGGTCGAACATGGTGGCGCCCCACATATCCGCGCCGCTCAGGTTTTTCGTCGGGCGGAAACTCAGCTCGGAGAAGGGCTGGGTTTTGGCTACGTAATCGCCTTTTGCCGCGCCTTGCGGAACCGGTTTTTCCGGTGCCGGAACCACCAGCTTACCGTTGGTACGATCGAGGACGAAAATGTTACCGGTTTTCGCCGGCGCATAAATAACCGGTACGGTTTTGCCGTTCACGGTAATGTCCGCCAGCGTCGGCTGGGATGGCATATCCATATCCCACAGATCGTGGTGTACGGTCTGATAGCTCCAGGCGAGCTTACCGGTGGTGGCGTTCAGCGCGACGATCGAGCTGGCGTAGCGTTCCTGCTCCGGTGTGCGGTTGCCGCCCCAGATATCCGGGGTGGTGACGCCCATCGGCAGATAGACTAAATCCAGTTTCGCGTCATAAGCCGCAGGCGCCCACGAGTTCGGCGAGTTAAAGGTGAAGGTGTGTTCATCCGACGGGATCGCGTTCGGATCTTTCGCGCCCGGATCGAAGGCCCACAGCAGTTTACCGGTGTTCACGTCGAAACCACGGATAACGCCAGAGGTTTCACGGGTGGAGAAGTTATCCGTTACCGAACCGGCAATCACGATGGTTTTATCGGTGATGATCGGCGGAGACGTCGGCTCATACAGACCCGGCGTGGTATCCGGCATATTGGTCTGCAGATTCAGGATCCCTTTGTTGGCAAAGGTTTCACACAGCTTGCCGTTATCCGCATTCAGCGCAAACAGACGACCATCGTTCACCGGCAGAATAATGCGGCGCGGGCAGTCAGCAACGACATCCGGGCTGGCCTTATCGGCGCGCGCTTCATGATACGAAACACCGCGGCAGGTCACATGCTGGAACGAAGTATTGGTGTTCAGCTGCGGATCGAAATGCCACTTCTCTTTGCCGGTGGCGGCATCAATCGCAAACAAACGCTGGTGCGCGGTACACAAGAACAGCGTGTCGCCCACTTTAATTGGCGTCACTTCGTTGGTTATTTCACCGGGATCGTTTGGCATTTTCAGGTCGCCGGTGCGGAACACCCAGGCTTCCTTCAGGTTTTTCACGTTATCGGCATTGATCTGTTTCAGCGGAGAGTAGCGCTGGCCTTCCTGGTTACGCCCATAGGCTGGCCAGTCGCCATCGGCCACCTGTGAAATCGGCGCTGCCGGTGTGGCATCGGCGCTCAGGGTGCCGTGAACTTCTTGCGGATCGTTAAAACCCGCCCAGGTGAGAATGCCACCGCTAATTAACAGTGCCACCACCAGCGCGGCTACCGCACCGCTGGAAGGCACAATCAACCGCCGCCAGACGAACGGCAGAATCAGCCAGATGCCGAAGAAGACGAGGATATCGCTACGCGGCGTCAGCGCCCAGAAGTCGAAACCGACTTCCCACACGCCCCAAATCATGGTTGCCAGCAACAGGGCGGCATACAGCCACAGCGCGGCGCGCTTCCCTTTCCACAACAGCCATGTCACGCCGAGCATGACCAGACCGGCGATGGGGTAGTACCAGGAACCGCCAATGCTGACGAGCCAGACCCCACCGATTAAAAGATACAGCCCGCAGAAGGCTGCAAAGAGCGTCGTCAGCGTGACAAGCAGCCGCGACCGTTGAGTTTTTGTTTCCGCCATAAAACACATCCGTTGATTTGTTAATATTTTGATAGCAAGTAATTATAGGAGTTAACAAGTGTGACCGTCATCACAAAATGAGCTTTGTAGCGGAATAACCCGCAACAATCTTTTTGCTGGTATACTGCGCACCTTGCGTTTCAATCACTGGTTTAAGCACCGGTATTGAGTGATTTACTCTCTAAATCATATGGTTAGTAAAATGAAACACACTGTTGAAGTGATGATCCCGGAAGCGGAGATCAAAGCGCGTATCGCTGAGCTGGGTCGTCAAATCACTGAGCGTTATAAAGATAGCGGCAGCGAAATGGTGCTGGTTGGGTTGCTGCGCGGCTCGTTTATGTTTATGGCTGACCTGTGCCGTGAAGTGCAGGTGTCGCACGAAGTCGACTTTATGACCGCCTCCAGCTACGGCAGCGGCATGTCCACCACCCGCGATGTGAAAATCCTCAAAGATCTCGACGAAGATATTCGTGGCAAAGATGTGCTGATCGTGGAAGACATTATCGATTCGGGTAACACGCTGTCGAAAGTGCGCGAGATCCTGCGCCTGCGCGAGCCAAAATCGCTGGCGATTTGTACCCTGCTGGATAAACCGTCGCGTCGTGAAGTGGATGTGCCGGTCGAATTCGTCGGTTTTGCTATCCCGGACGAGTTTGTGGTGGGTTACGGTATTGATTACGCGCAGCGTTATCGCCATTTGCCGTATGTCGGCAAAGTGGTAATGCTGGACGAGTAAAAAAAACGGGGCCAATAATGGCCCCGATTGTTATTTGTGGTTGCTGTGTTTCTGACTCAGGTTTGACACGCCCTGGCGATAGCGCTGTTCCAGCGACTCGCGGTTAGTGGCGGTGACGTCCAGATCGCGCAGCAGACCATCGTGAATGCCGTAGGCCCAGCCGTGAATGGTCACTTTCTGGCCACGTTTCCACGCGGATTGCATGATGGTTGAATGGCCCAGGTTGTAGACCTGTTCCATCACGTTCAGCTCGCACAGCGTGTCGAGACGACGCTCCGGCGGCATTTCGCCCAGCAGCGAGCTATGTTTAAACCAGATATCGCGAATGTGCAGCAGCCAGTTGTTGATTAGGCCCAGTTCCGGGTTTTCAACCGCCGCTTGCACGCCGCCGCAACCGTAGTGACCGCAGATGATAATGTGCTCAACTTCCAGCACATCCACCGCGTACTGCACTACGGAGAGGCAGTTCAGATCGGTATGGATAACCAGGTTTGCAACATTACGGTGTACAAACAGTTCACCCGGTTCGAGCCCGGTAAGACGTTCTGCGGGTACGCGTGAGTCGGAGCATCCAATCCAGAGAAAGCGCGGCTTCTGTGCTTGCGCCAGTGTTTCGAAAAATCCAGGATCTTCTTCCACCAGCATTTTTGACCATAGTGCATTGTTGCTGATGAGTGTATCTATGTCTTTCATGGAGGTTAACGACCTGTAACCAGATAAGTGCGTTGCGCTAATATAGGTGAACTCTCCGTCTTTTTAAACCACACATCGAGTGTGAGAAAACAGGTAAGTGATAATTCATGACCATTGCACTGGAGCTTGAGCAGCTTAAAAAAACCTATCCGGGCGGCGTTCAGGCGCTGCGCGGCATTGATTTACAAGTAGAAGCGGGCGATTTCTACGCGCTTCTCGGACCAAATGGTGCCGGCAAATCCACCACCATTGGCATTATCAGCTCGCTGGTAAATAAATCTTCCGGGCGCGTTAGCGTCTTTGGTTACGACCTCGAAAAAGACGTGGTGAACGCGAAGCGCCAACTGGGGCTGGTGCCGCAGGAGTTCAACTTTAACCCGTTTGAAACCGTGCAACAGATAGTCGTTAACCAGGCAGGTTACTACGGCGTCGATCGTAAAGAAGCCCTCGTACGTAGCGAAAAATACCTGACTCAGCTTGATCTGTGGGAAAAACGCAACGAACGTGCGCGGATGCTTTCCGGTGGTATGAAGCGCCGTCTGATGATTGCCCGCGCGCTGATGCACGAGCCAAAACTACTGATCCTCGACGAGCCAACCGCGGGTGTCGATATCGAACTGCGCCGCTCAATGTGGGGCTTTTTGAAAGATCTCAATGACAAAGGCACCACCATTATTCTGACGACGCACTACCTGGAAGAAGCCGAGATGCTGTGTCGCAACATCGGCATCATTCAGCGTGGCGATCTGATTGAAAACACCTCGATGAAAGCGCTGCTGTCGAAGCTGAAATCGGAAACTTTTATTCTCGATTTAGCGCCGAAAAGCCCGCTGCCGAAGCTGGAAGGGTATCAATACCGGCTGGTGGATACGTCCACGCTTGAGGTGGAAGTGCTGCGTGAGCAGGGCGTGAACAGCGTGTTCAGCCAGCTTAGCGCGCAGGGTGTGCAGGTATTGAGTATGCGTAACAAAGCCAACCGTCTCGAAGAGCTGTTTGTCACGCTGGTTCATGACAGAAAAGGAGAAAGCGCATGATGCAGCTGTTCTGGGTGGCGCTGAAGAGTATCTGGTACAAAGAGATCCAGCGTTTTATGCGCATTTGGGTGCAAACACTGGTGCCGCCGGTGATCACCATGACGCTCTACTTTATTATTTTCGGCAACCTGATCGGTTCGCGTATCGGTGAAATGCACGGCTTTACCTACATGCAGTTTATCGTGCCGGGCTTAATCATGATGGCGGTGATCACCAACGCGTATGCCAACGTGGCGTCGTCATTCTTTAGCGCCAAGTTCCAGCGCAATATCGAGGAGCTGCTGGTGGCACCGGTGCCGACGCATGTCATTATCGCCGGATATGTTGGCGGCGGTGTGGCGCGCGGGCTGTGTGTGGGCATCCTGGTCACGGCGGTTTCGCTGTTTTTCGTGCCGTTTCAGGTACATTCATGGCTGTTTGTTGGTCTGACGCTGCTGCTGACGGCGGTGCTGTTTTCACTGGCCGGGCTGTTGAATGCGGTATTTGCCAAAACCTTTGATGATATCAGCCTGATCCCGACCTTTGTGTTGACGCCGCTGACGTATCTGGGCGGGGTGTTTTACTCCCTGACGCTGCTGCCGCCATTCTGGCAGGCGCTGTCGCACCTCAACCCGATCGTGTACATGATTAGCGGCTTCCGCTTTGGTTTCCTCGGCATTTCCGATGTGCCGCTGTTTACCACCGTGGGGGTTTTAGTGGTGTTTATCATCGTCTTTTACCTGCTGTGCTGGTATCTGATTAACCGCGGACGCGGGCTGCGTAGCTGATCCCGTTTGCAACGGCTCTCTTCTCTGGAAGAGAGCCAATCCTGAGGATTAGGCTGTTTTTTAGCCTGCTCATTGCCGTTGGTTTCTCCCGTTCTGTTGCTACAATAGGTGCAGTTTTTCTATTCGGTCCGTCTCATGTCTCGTTTGATTACCCTTTTACTGTTGCTGGTTGCCTTGAACGCATCTGCCAGTATTGTCAGTGAACAACGCATTCCCGCGCGCTATATGCAAACCACCGAAGATGCCAATATCTGGGCGCAGGTGGGGGACCGAGTCGTTACCGTCGGTAATATTCGCGCCGGTCAGATCCTGGCGGTGGTACCGGGGGCGGAAGATTATTACGCGTTTCGCTTTGGTTTCGGCAGCGGGTTTATCGACAGAGGCCATCTTGGCACGGTGTCAGGTAATGAGCGGGTAGAAGATACGCTGGGCGATCTGAATAAGCCGCTCAGTAATCAAAATCTGATCACCTGGCAGGATACGCCGCTCTACACGTCGCCGGATATCACCAGTAAACAGGTTGGCACGCTGGCGGAAAACCTGCGTTACCCGATAATCGATAAGCTAAAAGACCGCCTGAACCAGACCTGGTTTCAGATCCGCATCGGCAACAGGCTGGCGTGGATCAGCAGCCTGGATGCGCAAGAAGATAGCGGCATTCCGGTGCTGACTTATCATCACATCTTGCGCGATGAAGAAAATACCCGCTTTCGCCACACCTCGACCACCACCTCGGTGCGTGCTTTTACCAACCAGATGACCTGGCTGCGCGATCAGGGTTACACCACGTTGTCGATGTACCAGTTGGAAGGTTATGTACGTAACCGCATGAATTTGCCCGCGCGTTCGGTGGTGATCACCTTTGATGATGGGCTGAAGTCGGTCAGCCGTTACGCTTATCCGATCCTGCGCGAGTACGGTTTTAAAGCGACAGCGTTTATCATTTCGTCACGTATTAAGCTCAAGCCGCAGCCGTGGGATCCGAAATTCCTGCAGTTTATGAGCGTGTCGGAGCTGAATCAGATTCAGGATGTGTTCGATGTGCAGTCACATACCCATTTCCTGCACCGGGTTGATGATGCCATGCACCCGATTTTGCTCAGCCGCAACTATCACAATATTCTGTTCGATTTTAAACGCTCGCGCCGCGCACTGGCGCAGTTCAACCCGCATGTGCTTTACCTTGCCTATCCCTTTGGCGCGTATGACGACAAAGCGGTGAAAGCGGCGAATGACGCCGGTTTTCATCTGGCGGTGACCACGGTGCGTGGCAAGGTGAAACCGGGAGATAACCCGTTTTTACTGAAAAGGTTGTACGTGCTGAGAACGGATTCGCTGGAGACAATGTCGCGGCTGATCAGTAATCAGCCGCAGGGGTAGGGCATCAGGCAACCTGAACCGGCACGGCTTTCGCGGTGCGTTTCATCTCGTTGTCGCCATCAAAATAGGCCACTTTCGGCTGCCAGCTACGGGCAACTTCATCCGGCACGGTGACGTAGCTGGCGATAATCAGGATATCGCCGACGTCCGCACAGTGCGCTGCCGCGCCGTTAACCGAGATAATGCGTGAGCCGCGCTCGCCGGCAATCGCGTAGGTAGAAAAGCGTTTGCCGTTGGTCACGTTATAAATATCGATGGCTTCGTATTCCAGAATACCGGCCGCCTCAAGGAAATCCTGGTCAATCGCGCAGGAACCTTCGTAGTGCAGGTCGGCCTGCGTCACTTTGACGCGGTGGAGCTTGCCTTGCAGCATCGTGCGAATCATAAGTTAAACCTTCATTACTGATAATTAACCTGAAAATGGAGGGCGGCTCCCTGCGAATCCCTCGTGTGCTCGCGCCACGTCCTGACGGGCGTAAGGGCAAGCCAGGAGTGGAGTATTGCCCGATTTTTTCGCCCTGTCTAGCGGGCTAACTCAACGACTTTGTTGTCGATAAGCCGCGCCTGACCAAGCCATGCCGCCATCAAAATCACCGCGCGTTTACTGTCCTCAGACAGCGCCAGCAGCGTATCTGCATCGCGGATCTGAATATCATCGGCGCTCAGACCCGCGTCGTTGATCTCCTGCCCGGCAATGGCAATCAGTTCTTCTTCATTGCGCTCGCCTGCCAGCAGTTTATCGGCAATCGAATTCATCACTTTGCTGAGAGCCGGGGCAATTTTGCGCTGTTCGGCGGTGAGATAGCCATTACGCGAACTCAGCGCGAGGCCATCTTTTGCGCGCACGGTCGGCACGCCGACAATCTCAATGTCGTAGCCCATGTCGGCCACCATTTTGCGGATCAACTGCAACTGTTGGTAATCCTTCTCGCCAAAACAGGCGATATCCGGTTGTACCAGGTTGAACAGCTTACTGACGATAGTCGACACGCCACGGAAATGGCCAGGACGGCTTGCGCCTTCCAGCATGGTGGAGATACCCGGCACATCAACATACGTTTGTGTGTCGGTGCCCTGCGGGTAGATATCTGCTGGTGCGGGGGCGAAAACAAGATCGACTTTGCGCTTGTTCAGCTTTTCGCAATCTTCCTGCAGGGTGCGCGGGTAGCGCACTAAATCATCCGGGCGGTCGAACTGCATTGGGTTAACGAAAATACTCACAACCACCACATCGGCGCGGGCTTTCGCTTCGTCGACCAGCTTCATATGGCCATCGTGCAGGTTGCCCATCGTTGGCACCAGCGCAATACGCTTACCTTCCTGATGCAGCCTGCGGATGTGCTGGCGCAGCAGCGGGAGGGTTTCAATAATCAACACAGTAAGGCTCCTTAATGGAAACTATGTTCTTCACCCGGATAGGCTCCGGATTCGACGTCGGCAACATACTGCCTGACCGCTGCGCGCATGTCGCCTGCTTCATTGAGGAAATTTTTCGCGAATTTCGGGATATGCCCGCCGGTAATGCCGAACGCGTCATGCATCACCAGAATCTGGCCGTCGGTGACATTGCCTGCGCCAATACCAATTACCGGAATGGTTAACGCCGACGTGATGCGCTGCGCCAGCTCGACCGGAATACACTCCAGCACCAGCAGTTGCGCGCCAGCGGCTTCCAGCGCCAGCGCATCGTCAAGCAGCCCTTGTGCCGCGTCACCGCGCCCCTGAACTTTATAACCGCCGAAAATATTAACAGACTGCGGCGTCAAACCCAGGTGGCCGCACACCGGCACGGCGCGCTCGGTCAGCATTTTCACCGTCGGCGCCAGCCAGCGGCCGCCTTCGATTTTCACCATATTGGCACCTGCGCGCATGACCACGGCGGAGTTTTCAAACGCCTGCTCCGGCGTGGCGTAGGCCATAAACGGCAGATCGGCGAGCAGCAGACAGGCCGGTGCGCCACGGCGAACAGCCTGGGTGTGATAAGCGATATCGGCAACCGTTACCGGCAGGGTGGAGTCGTGACCTTGTACCGTCATCCCTAACGAATCACCAACCAGCATCACGTTAATCCCTTCTTCGGCAAACAGTTTCGCGAAGCTGTAGTCGTATGCGGTGATAGTG is a window of Enterobacter sp. R4-368 DNA encoding:
- the cueO gene encoding multicopper oxidase CueO, with product MQRRDFLKYSAALGVMSALPLWSRSLFAAERPALPVPPLLAADAQNRIALTVQAGETLFGNKRAATWGYNGALLGPALQLRQGREVTVEIRNTLAEETTVHWHGVEVPGEVDGGPQGIIKPGGSRTVTFTPTQQAATCWFHPHQHGKTGRQVAMGLAGLVLIEDENSRKLRLPQQWGIDDVPVIVQDKKFAANGQIDYQLDVMSAAVGWFGDTLLTNGAIYPQHSAPRGWLRLRLLNGCNARSLKFATSDQRPLYVVASDGGLLGEPVKVSELPVLMGERFEVLVDTSNGKPFDLLTLPVQQMGMTVAPFDQPQPVLRIQPLQVTASGTLPDTLATLPGLPALEGLTQRTLQLSMDPMLDMMGMQALQQKYGDSAMAGMMGHGQMGNMQMGHGQMNHSQMGNMQMDNGQMGHSQMGKMQMDNGQMDHSQMGNMQMGSGQMNHGGNGFDFHNANRINGKAFDMAKPQFAARKGQYERWVISGEGDMMLHPFHIHGTQFRILSENGKPPAAHRAGWKDTVEVYGARSEVLVRFQHDAPKEFAYMAHCHLLEHEDTGMMLGFTV
- a CDS encoding glucose/quinate/shikimate family membrane-bound PQQ-dependent dehydrogenase; translation: MAETKTQRSRLLVTLTTLFAAFCGLYLLIGGVWLVSIGGSWYYPIAGLVMLGVTWLLWKGKRAALWLYAALLLATMIWGVWEVGFDFWALTPRSDILVFFGIWLILPFVWRRLIVPSSGAVAALVVALLISGGILTWAGFNDPQEVHGTLSADATPAAPISQVADGDWPAYGRNQEGQRYSPLKQINADNVKNLKEAWVFRTGDLKMPNDPGEITNEVTPIKVGDTLFLCTAHQRLFAIDAATGKEKWHFDPQLNTNTSFQHVTCRGVSYHEARADKASPDVVADCPRRIILPVNDGRLFALNADNGKLCETFANKGILNLQTNMPDTTPGLYEPTSPPIITDKTIVIAGSVTDNFSTRETSGVIRGFDVNTGKLLWAFDPGAKDPNAIPSDEHTFTFNSPNSWAPAAYDAKLDLVYLPMGVTTPDIWGGNRTPEQERYASSIVALNATTGKLAWSYQTVHHDLWDMDMPSQPTLADITVNGKTVPVIYAPAKTGNIFVLDRTNGKLVVPAPEKPVPQGAAKGDYVAKTQPFSELSFRPTKNLSGADMWGATMFDQLVCRVMFHQMRYEGIFTPPSEQGTLVFPGNLGMFEWGGISVDPNRQVAIANPMALPFVSKLIPRGPGNPMEPPKDAKGTGSESGIQPQYGVPFGVTLNPFLSPFGLPCKQPAWGYISALDLKTNQVVWKKRIGTPQDSMPFPMPVPVPFNMGMPMLGGPISTAGNVLFIAATADNYLRAYNMSNGEKLWQGRLPAGGQATPMTYEVNGKQYVVISAGGHGSFGTKMGDYIVAYALPDDAK
- the hpt gene encoding hypoxanthine phosphoribosyltransferase; the protein is MKHTVEVMIPEAEIKARIAELGRQITERYKDSGSEMVLVGLLRGSFMFMADLCREVQVSHEVDFMTASSYGSGMSTTRDVKILKDLDEDIRGKDVLIVEDIIDSGNTLSKVREILRLREPKSLAICTLLDKPSRREVDVPVEFVGFAIPDEFVVGYGIDYAQRYRHLPYVGKVVMLDE
- the can gene encoding carbonate dehydratase; the encoded protein is MKDIDTLISNNALWSKMLVEEDPGFFETLAQAQKPRFLWIGCSDSRVPAERLTGLEPGELFVHRNVANLVIHTDLNCLSVVQYAVDVLEVEHIIICGHYGCGGVQAAVENPELGLINNWLLHIRDIWFKHSSLLGEMPPERRLDTLCELNVMEQVYNLGHSTIMQSAWKRGQKVTIHGWAYGIHDGLLRDLDVTATNRESLEQRYRQGVSNLSQKHSNHK
- a CDS encoding ABC transporter ATP-binding protein, which codes for MTIALELEQLKKTYPGGVQALRGIDLQVEAGDFYALLGPNGAGKSTTIGIISSLVNKSSGRVSVFGYDLEKDVVNAKRQLGLVPQEFNFNPFETVQQIVVNQAGYYGVDRKEALVRSEKYLTQLDLWEKRNERARMLSGGMKRRLMIARALMHEPKLLILDEPTAGVDIELRRSMWGFLKDLNDKGTTIILTTHYLEEAEMLCRNIGIIQRGDLIENTSMKALLSKLKSETFILDLAPKSPLPKLEGYQYRLVDTSTLEVEVLREQGVNSVFSQLSAQGVQVLSMRNKANRLEELFVTLVHDRKGESA
- a CDS encoding ABC transporter permease, whose translation is MMQLFWVALKSIWYKEIQRFMRIWVQTLVPPVITMTLYFIIFGNLIGSRIGEMHGFTYMQFIVPGLIMMAVITNAYANVASSFFSAKFQRNIEELLVAPVPTHVIIAGYVGGGVARGLCVGILVTAVSLFFVPFQVHSWLFVGLTLLLTAVLFSLAGLLNAVFAKTFDDISLIPTFVLTPLTYLGGVFYSLTLLPPFWQALSHLNPIVYMISGFRFGFLGISDVPLFTTVGVLVVFIIVFYLLCWYLINRGRGLRS
- a CDS encoding polysaccharide deacetylase family protein gives rise to the protein MSRLITLLLLLVALNASASIVSEQRIPARYMQTTEDANIWAQVGDRVVTVGNIRAGQILAVVPGAEDYYAFRFGFGSGFIDRGHLGTVSGNERVEDTLGDLNKPLSNQNLITWQDTPLYTSPDITSKQVGTLAENLRYPIIDKLKDRLNQTWFQIRIGNRLAWISSLDAQEDSGIPVLTYHHILRDEENTRFRHTSTTTSVRAFTNQMTWLRDQGYTTLSMYQLEGYVRNRMNLPARSVVITFDDGLKSVSRYAYPILREYGFKATAFIISSRIKLKPQPWDPKFLQFMSVSELNQIQDVFDVQSHTHFLHRVDDAMHPILLSRNYHNILFDFKRSRRALAQFNPHVLYLAYPFGAYDDKAVKAANDAGFHLAVTTVRGKVKPGDNPFLLKRLYVLRTDSLETMSRLISNQPQG
- the panD gene encoding aspartate 1-decarboxylase, with the translated sequence MIRTMLQGKLHRVKVTQADLHYEGSCAIDQDFLEAAGILEYEAIDIYNVTNGKRFSTYAIAGERGSRIISVNGAAAHCADVGDILIIASYVTVPDEVARSWQPKVAYFDGDNEMKRTAKAVPVQVA
- the panC gene encoding pantoate--beta-alanine ligase, which codes for MLIIETLPLLRQHIRRLHQEGKRIALVPTMGNLHDGHMKLVDEAKARADVVVVSIFVNPMQFDRPDDLVRYPRTLQEDCEKLNKRKVDLVFAPAPADIYPQGTDTQTYVDVPGISTMLEGASRPGHFRGVSTIVSKLFNLVQPDIACFGEKDYQQLQLIRKMVADMGYDIEIVGVPTVRAKDGLALSSRNGYLTAEQRKIAPALSKVMNSIADKLLAGERNEEELIAIAGQEINDAGLSADDIQIRDADTLLALSEDSKRAVILMAAWLGQARLIDNKVVELAR
- the panB gene encoding 3-methyl-2-oxobutanoate hydroxymethyltransferase, giving the protein MKPTTISWLHKCKQEKRRFATITAYDYSFAKLFAEEGINVMLVGDSLGMTVQGHDSTLPVTVADIAYHTQAVRRGAPACLLLADLPFMAYATPEQAFENSAVVMRAGANMVKIEGGRWLAPTVKMLTERAVPVCGHLGLTPQSVNIFGGYKVQGRGDAAQGLLDDALALEAAGAQLLVLECIPVELAQRITSALTIPVIGIGAGNVTDGQILVMHDAFGITGGHIPKFAKNFLNEAGDMRAAVRQYVADVESGAYPGEEHSFH